One genomic region from Bacteroidota bacterium encodes:
- the folD gene encoding bifunctional methylenetetrahydrofolate dehydrogenase/methenyltetrahydrofolate cyclohydrolase FolD, whose product MKLIDGKKIAEEIQSEIAEEVKNYVANGNRAPHLAAVLVGNDGGSLTYVNAKVKACERIGFRSTLIHLDEKISEAELLATVNKLNNDPEIDGFIVQLPLPKHINEQKVIEAVDPKKDVDGFHPSNVGRMALDLPCYLPATPFGIVQLLERNKIETSGKNCVVIGRSHIVGSPMSILLRRNSYPGNCTVTVVHSKTKDISSFTKNADIIVVAIGKPHFLKADMVKEGAVVIDVGTTRVDAPGTKNGWRLQGDVKFDEVAPKCSWITPVPGGVGPMTITGLLQNTLLAAKKAIY is encoded by the coding sequence TTAATAGACGGAAAAAAAATAGCAGAAGAAATTCAGTCCGAAATAGCTGAAGAAGTAAAAAATTATGTGGCGAATGGAAATCGCGCGCCTCATCTTGCTGCTGTTCTTGTCGGAAATGACGGAGGAAGCCTCACGTATGTGAATGCAAAAGTGAAAGCATGCGAACGGATCGGTTTTCGTTCAACACTCATTCATCTTGATGAAAAAATTTCGGAAGCAGAATTACTTGCAACAGTGAATAAACTGAATAATGATCCGGAGATCGATGGATTCATTGTGCAGTTGCCATTGCCAAAACACATCAATGAACAGAAAGTGATTGAAGCGGTGGATCCGAAAAAAGATGTGGACGGTTTTCATCCTTCCAATGTGGGTCGCATGGCGCTCGATCTTCCCTGCTATCTTCCTGCAACTCCATTCGGAATTGTGCAATTGCTCGAACGCAATAAAATTGAAACTTCCGGAAAGAATTGTGTGGTCATCGGCAGGAGTCACATCGTGGGTTCGCCAATGAGTATTTTGCTCCGCAGAAATTCTTATCCCGGAAATTGTACGGTGACGGTTGTTCACAGCAAAACGAAAGATATTTCTTCCTTCACAAAAAATGCAGACATCATTGTTGTCGCCATTGGCAAACCGCATTTTCTGAAAGCAGATATGGTGAAAGAAGGAGCAGTGGTGATTGATGTGGGCACTACGCGCGTGGATGCGCCCGGAACAAAAAACGGCTGGCGATTGCAGGGCGATGTGAAGTTTGATGAAGTGGCCCCGAAGTGCAGTTGGATCACACCCGTTCCCGGTGGAGTGGGGCCGATGACGATCACCGGGCTTTTGCAGAATACACTGCTCGCCGCGAAGAAAGCGATCTACTGA